The genomic window ATACCGGGCCATCCTCCACCCCATGGATGGCCGCTCATGTCCCGCTTGCCCCTTGCTACATCGCTCGTTGGCCCGTTGATCGCCTCGCTCTGGCTGGCATGTGCCGCCACGACGGCGCAGGCCGAGCCGATCGCCGATATCCATACGCTGGCGCAAAAGGAGCAGCAGCCGCTGCTCGACACCCTGCGCGATCTCGTCAACATCGAATCCGGCAGCAAGGACATCGAAGGCCTGAACCAGATCGCTGAGCGCGTTGCCGGCCAACTCAGGCAGCTCGGCGGCACGGTGGAGATCCTGCAACCCACCGACATCTATCGCCTCGACGACACGCCTGAGAAGGTCGGGCCTGCCGTGCACGCCGTGTTCAAGGGCACGGGCAGCAAGAAGATCATGCTGATCGCCCACATGGACACGGTGTACCTGAAGGGCATGCTGAAGGACCAGCCGTTCCGCATCGACGGCGACAAGGCCTACGGCCTCGGCATTGCCGACGACAAGCAGGGCGTCGCACTCATTCTCCATACCGTGGCCCTACTCCAGAAGCTGAACTTCAAAGACTACGGCACGCTCACGGTGCTCACGAATGGCGACGAGGAGATCTCCTCGCCCGGCTGGCGCAGCACCATCACCCGGTTCGCCGCGGATCAGGACGTGGTGTTCTCGTTCGAAGGCGGCGGGACCGACGGCACGCTGCGCCTCGCCACCAGCGGCATCGGTTCGGCCTATCTCACCGTGCATGGCAAGTCGTCACATGCCGGCGCAAGGCCTGAGGGCGGCGTGAATGCGCTGTACGAGCTCTCGCACCAGGTGCTCCAGATGAAGGACCTGTCCAAGCCCGAGCAAGGCCTGAAGCTGAACTGGACGGTCTCCAAATCCGGCACTAATCGCAATGTGATCCCTGCCGACGCCACGGCCCAGGCCGACGCGCGTGCGCTCAAGGTGGCCGACTTTGACGAGCTGGAGAAGGCGCTTCAGGACAAGATCAAGAATCGCCTGCTGCCCGACTCCAAGGTCGACCTGAAGTTCGAGGTGCGTCGTCCGCCGTTGGAGGCCAACGAGGCCTCGCGCCACGTGGCGGCCTACGGCAAGACGATCTATCAGGAGCTCGGAATGTCCCTCAAGGTCGACGAGAAGGCGACCGGCGGCGGCACCGACGCCGCGTTTGCTGCGCTCAAGACCAGAGGAGCCGTGGTGGAAGGCATGGGCCTGTCAGGCTTCGGTGCACACTCCAACGATGCCGAATATGTGCAGCTCAACAGCATTGTGCCGCGTTTGTATCTGGCCACACGCATGATCATGGATCTGTCCACCGGCAAGCTGAAATAGCGGTTGTTTTCTTCCTCCTCTCCTTGTGGGAGAGGGGTTGCTTCCGCGCACTTCATGGCTAAGGAAACTCGCGGAGCGAGCCCCTCACCCGCCGCTATCGCGGCGAGCCACCCTCTCCCACACGGGGAGAGGGAAAAGAGACTGTCTCGTCCGCCAGCCGAAACCGCAGCGTGAATTCTGCGCCGCCGCCGGGGAGATTCTCCACCGCGACCGTCGCCGCATGATCGTCCGCGACCCCGCGCACGATCGAGAGCCCCAGGCCGGCGCCGTCGCTGCGCTGGCGGTCACGGCGCCAGAAGCGCTGGAAGATCAGCTCGCGCTCGGCCTCGGCGATGCCCGGACCGCAATCGCGCACCCGCACTGAGCCGTCCTCGCCCACCTCGACCTCGACGGCGGTATCCCTGGCCGTGAACTTGATGGCGTTTTCGGCGAGGTTGAAGATTGCGCGCTGAAGCATCTCCGAATTGCCGTGGATCATGACCGGCGCGTCGCTGCCCCGCAGCGCGATCTCCTTGTGCTGCGCGATCGCGAGCGGGGCGATCGAACCGACCACATCGGCGCAGACCGCGCGCAGGTCAGCGGTCTCGCCGGGATCGAGCACCAGCGTATCGAGCTCGGCGATCTCCAGCAGCTGGGCGACGATCCGGCTCATGGCTTCGATGTCGGCATGCAGCGCCTGGCGTGCCGCGCCGTCGCCAAGCGTCTCGATCCGCGTGCGCAGGATCGTGAGCGGCGTGCGCAGTTGATGCGCGGCGTCGGCCGTGAACTGCCGCTGCACCCGAAAGCCGTCCTCGAGGCGGTCGAGCGCCTGGTTGACGGCGGTGACGAGCGGCATGATCTCGCGCGGGATCCGCTTGGTCGGCAGGCGGATGTCGGTGCGCGCCGGGCCGATATTGCTGGCCTCCTCCGAGGCCCTCCACAGCGGCGCGATTGCGCGGCGGAAGATGATGATGTCGGTTGCGAGCAGGACCAGAAGGATCGGGATGGTGATCCACCCGACCCGCCGGAAGAAATTCGAAATGATGTCGTCGATGATGACGTCGCGATGCGCGAGATCCTCGGCGACCCGAATGCGTACCATCTTGCCGTCGATGATCCGGGTGACGCCAGCGCCGGAAATCGTTTCGGACGGCCGAAGAGCTGCGGCGCCGGTCCGC from Bradyrhizobium zhanjiangense includes these protein-coding regions:
- a CDS encoding ATP-binding protein, translating into MATGGHVRSLTFKSLIWRIVFLHIVAVAMVAIVLPLVLFWLLNSEIDQLHRDGMRAQAEVLAERIVAQPDGSLTFNLPDSLRGLYSDAYGRYQYDIRDGEGRLLFSSHRRTGAAALRPSETISGAGVTRIIDGKMVRIRVAEDLAHRDVIIDDIISNFFRRVGWITIPILLVLLATDIIIFRRAIAPLWRASEEASNIGPARTDIRLPTKRIPREIMPLVTAVNQALDRLEDGFRVQRQFTADAAHQLRTPLTILRTRIETLGDGAARQALHADIEAMSRIVAQLLEIAELDTLVLDPGETADLRAVCADVVGSIAPLAIAQHKEIALRGSDAPVMIHGNSEMLQRAIFNLAENAIKFTARDTAVEVEVGEDGSVRVRDCGPGIAEAERELIFQRFWRRDRQRSDGAGLGLSIVRGVADDHAATVAVENLPGGGAEFTLRFRLADETVSFPSPRVGEGGSPR
- a CDS encoding M20/M25/M40 family metallo-hydrolase — its product is MSRLPLATSLVGPLIASLWLACAATTAQAEPIADIHTLAQKEQQPLLDTLRDLVNIESGSKDIEGLNQIAERVAGQLRQLGGTVEILQPTDIYRLDDTPEKVGPAVHAVFKGTGSKKIMLIAHMDTVYLKGMLKDQPFRIDGDKAYGLGIADDKQGVALILHTVALLQKLNFKDYGTLTVLTNGDEEISSPGWRSTITRFAADQDVVFSFEGGGTDGTLRLATSGIGSAYLTVHGKSSHAGARPEGGVNALYELSHQVLQMKDLSKPEQGLKLNWTVSKSGTNRNVIPADATAQADARALKVADFDELEKALQDKIKNRLLPDSKVDLKFEVRRPPLEANEASRHVAAYGKTIYQELGMSLKVDEKATGGGTDAAFAALKTRGAVVEGMGLSGFGAHSNDAEYVQLNSIVPRLYLATRMIMDLSTGKLK